Proteins from one Rhodoflexus caldus genomic window:
- the hutH gene encoding histidine ammonia-lyase: MSFFRFGEDTLTPSIALQIARGTCKGIISETVRRKVVASRAAVDSMVAAEKVIYGINTGFGPLCTTIISPEQTALLQFNLLRSHSVGVGEPLADDIAKLMLILKAHSLAMGFSGISMQVIERILLHIETNAIPLVPSQGSVGASGDLAPLAHLFLPLVGLGHVRWQGKTLPAEEWLQTMQLPPIQLQAKEGLALINGTQFIAAHAVKVVEQLHNCLDNADIIGAMTLEGVLGSVSPFEEQLHLIRPFAGTQHVAYRLRTLLKDSPMVASHANCGRVQDPYSIRCMPQVHGTSRNAWLHLKEMVITEINSVTDNPIILDSERAISGGNFHGQPLALPLDYATLAAAELGNISDRRTYLLLEGPASLPVLLMRNTGINSGFMIPQYTSAALVSENKSLCFPASADSIPTSLGQEDHVSMGSISGRKALKVIENLENILAIELLCAAQAFDFRRPLHSTPLLEACHELVRSRIDHAESDRLFYNDILQAQAIVREQWLPQTVAATAQERQIPLESPWETLFSC, encoded by the coding sequence ATGTCTTTTTTTCGTTTTGGTGAAGATACGCTCACCCCTTCCATCGCGCTTCAAATAGCTCGCGGAACCTGCAAAGGAATTATTTCGGAAACCGTTCGCCGGAAAGTGGTCGCCAGCCGCGCAGCCGTGGACAGTATGGTAGCTGCCGAGAAGGTAATCTACGGCATCAACACAGGCTTTGGCCCGCTTTGTACCACCATCATTTCCCCCGAGCAAACAGCCTTGCTGCAATTCAACCTGTTGCGCAGCCACAGCGTAGGCGTAGGCGAACCCCTCGCCGACGATATCGCCAAACTGATGCTTATTCTGAAAGCACATTCGCTGGCTATGGGCTTTTCAGGTATTTCCATGCAAGTAATTGAGCGGATTTTGCTGCACATAGAAACCAATGCGATTCCGTTAGTGCCTTCGCAAGGGTCTGTCGGGGCTTCGGGCGACTTGGCACCGCTGGCGCATCTGTTTCTGCCGCTGGTTGGGCTGGGGCATGTCAGGTGGCAAGGCAAAACGCTGCCCGCCGAGGAGTGGTTGCAAACCATGCAACTGCCACCAATACAATTGCAGGCAAAAGAAGGACTGGCGCTCATCAACGGCACACAGTTTATTGCCGCCCATGCCGTAAAAGTGGTGGAGCAACTGCACAATTGTTTGGATAATGCCGATATCATCGGTGCTATGACGCTGGAAGGCGTACTTGGCTCGGTCAGCCCTTTTGAGGAACAACTGCACCTCATCCGCCCCTTTGCAGGCACACAACATGTAGCTTATCGCCTGCGCACGCTGCTGAAAGATTCGCCGATGGTGGCCTCCCACGCCAACTGCGGCCGCGTGCAAGACCCCTACTCCATCCGTTGCATGCCACAGGTACACGGCACTTCGCGCAACGCATGGCTGCACCTGAAAGAAATGGTCATTACGGAAATTAATTCCGTAACCGACAATCCCATTATTCTGGATAGCGAACGCGCCATTAGCGGCGGCAACTTCCACGGTCAGCCGCTGGCATTGCCTTTGGACTATGCCACGCTTGCCGCAGCCGAATTAGGCAACATCTCCGACCGCCGCACCTATCTGCTGCTCGAGGGGCCTGCCAGTCTGCCCGTGCTGCTGATGCGCAATACGGGCATCAATTCAGGTTTTATGATTCCGCAATACACCTCTGCTGCTTTGGTAAGCGAAAATAAATCGCTGTGCTTCCCTGCAAGTGCCGACAGCATCCCGACCTCTCTTGGGCAGGAAGACCATGTGAGCATGGGCAGCATCAGCGGTCGCAAAGCACTGAAAGTGATTGAAAATCTGGAAAATATTTTGGCCATAGAACTCCTCTGCGCAGCGCAGGCATTTGATTTCCGCCGTCCTTTACATTCCACCCCACTGCTGGAAGCCTGCCATGAACTGGTGCGCAGCCGAATAGACCACGCCGAGAGCGACCGGTTATTCTACAACGATATTTTGCAGGCGCAGGCCATTGTTCGGGAACAATGGCTGCCGCAAACAGTAGCAGCCACCGCACAGGAGCGGCAAATCCCGTTGGAAAGCCCTTGGGAAACGCTGTTCAGTTGCTAA
- a CDS encoding DoxX family protein has protein sequence MRNEWTDSKRYIARNLLAAFFALAGLNHFVMPEFYLPLIPDYLPFPDRINVMAGVAEVVLGVGLLIAPLRQWAAWGIVALLVAFIPSHVYFIQIGSCVAGGLCVPPWVAWVRLLVIHPLLIGWAWYVRKR, from the coding sequence ATGCGTAATGAATGGACAGACAGTAAAAGGTATATAGCTCGCAATCTGCTGGCGGCTTTTTTTGCTTTGGCAGGGCTGAATCACTTTGTTATGCCGGAGTTTTATTTGCCGCTGATACCCGACTATCTGCCCTTTCCTGACCGCATTAACGTGATGGCCGGGGTTGCCGAAGTGGTGCTGGGTGTCGGGCTGTTAATAGCCCCACTCAGGCAATGGGCTGCGTGGGGCATTGTTGCATTGCTTGTTGCGTTTATTCCTTCGCATGTCTATTTCATCCAAATCGGAAGTTGTGTGGCAGGAGGGCTTTGCGTGCCGCCGTGGGTAGCTTGGGTGCGCCTGCTTGTTATCCACCCGCTGCTCATAGGTTGGGCATGGTATGTCCGCAAGCGATGA
- a CDS encoding DUF3276 family protein, whose amino-acid sequence MEDFKENGEIYSQRIRAGKRTYFFDIKSTRSNDYYITITESKKRATPDGFVFDKHKIFLYKEDFFKFAEALNQAIDHIKNDLMPEVDFSQFEQSEVEESLDGLSEDGLKWD is encoded by the coding sequence GTGGAAGACTTCAAAGAAAACGGTGAAATCTATTCTCAACGCATCAGAGCAGGAAAGCGGACGTATTTTTTTGACATCAAATCTACACGCAGTAATGACTACTACATAACCATTACTGAGAGCAAAAAAAGAGCAACTCCCGACGGTTTCGTTTTCGACAAGCACAAAATTTTCCTCTACAAAGAAGATTTCTTCAAATTTGCCGAAGCGCTGAATCAGGCAATTGACCATATCAAAAACGACCTGATGCCCGAAGTGGATTTCAGTCAGTTTGAGCAATCGGAAGTAGAGGAATCCCTTGACGGTCTTTCCGAAGACGGTTTGAAGTGGGACTAA
- a CDS encoding polyprenol monophosphomannose synthase, whose protein sequence is MSDSLIIIPTYNELENIEPIIRAVMGLSFLPDLLIIDDGSPDGTADKVKELQKEFPGRLHLEQRKGKLGLGTAYIHGFRYALARHYEYIFEMDADFSHNPEDVPRLYSACADEGYDLAIGSRYINGVTVINWPIGRVLMSYFASTYVRMITGMEIMDTTAGFKCYRRAVLANIELDKIKFVGYAFQIEMKFNAWKLGFKIKEVPIIFKDREKGVSKMSSKIFKEAFLGVLQIKIRSWFRTYHRKA, encoded by the coding sequence GTGTCCGATTCACTCATCATCATTCCAACCTACAACGAACTTGAAAATATAGAGCCCATTATTCGCGCGGTAATGGGCTTGTCTTTTTTACCCGACCTGCTGATTATAGACGACGGCTCGCCCGACGGAACAGCCGACAAAGTGAAAGAACTGCAAAAGGAGTTCCCCGGCAGGCTGCATTTGGAACAACGCAAAGGCAAGTTAGGATTAGGCACGGCTTATATCCATGGTTTCCGCTACGCATTGGCGCGGCACTATGAGTATATTTTTGAAATGGATGCCGACTTCTCTCACAATCCCGAAGATGTGCCGCGTCTTTACAGTGCCTGTGCCGATGAAGGTTATGATTTGGCTATCGGTTCGCGTTATATCAATGGCGTAACGGTTATCAACTGGCCTATCGGGCGCGTACTGATGTCCTATTTTGCAAGTACCTACGTGCGCATGATAACAGGTATGGAAATTATGGACACCACTGCCGGTTTTAAATGCTACCGCCGTGCCGTGCTGGCCAATATAGAATTAGATAAAATCAAGTTTGTAGGCTATGCTTTCCAGATTGAAATGAAGTTCAATGCTTGGAAACTCGGCTTCAAAATCAAAGAAGTACCCATCATCTTCAAAGACCGCGAAAAAGGCGTTTCCAAAATGTCCAGCAAAATCTTCAAAGAAGCCTTTCTGGGCGTATTGCAAATCAAAATCCGCAGTTGGTTCCGCACCTATCACCGGAAAGCATAG
- the hflX gene encoding GTPase HflX, translating into MIDTAPVQPTAVLVAVVTQKQTEEQATEYLNELEFLAETAGIRTLKKFRQKLERPHPRTFVGKGKLEEIQAFVQAEKPTMVIFDDELSSSQMRNLEKELKCKILDRTMLIIEIFLLRAKTVQARTQVELAQMQYMLPRLTRMWTHLSRQQGGVGVRGGPGESELETDRRIVRDKIALLREKLNRIEKQGETQRKSRETMVRVALVGYTNVGKSTLMNLLTKADVFAENKLFATVDATVRKVVIDQIPFLLTDTVGFIRKLPTHLVESFKSTLSEIVEADILLHVVDISHPSFEEQIEVVNKTLAEIGAGDKTVILVLNKIDAYQNPELEDGAPFEEHGGKPTLEQLKATYLNRMPRAVFISAAQKINIDELRQMMMQEIAKKYFSIYPNFLNRDLMPEYLKGEIVG; encoded by the coding sequence ATGATAGATACCGCCCCCGTGCAGCCTACGGCTGTGCTGGTGGCTGTTGTTACCCAAAAACAGACCGAAGAGCAGGCAACCGAATATTTGAACGAGTTGGAATTTTTGGCTGAAACTGCGGGCATCCGCACGCTGAAAAAATTTCGCCAAAAGTTAGAGCGTCCGCACCCGCGCACCTTTGTGGGCAAAGGCAAGTTGGAAGAAATTCAGGCATTTGTGCAGGCAGAAAAGCCTACGATGGTCATTTTTGACGACGAGTTGAGCAGTTCGCAAATGCGCAACTTGGAAAAAGAGTTGAAGTGCAAGATTTTAGACCGCACAATGCTCATTATTGAAATCTTTCTGTTGCGGGCAAAGACCGTACAGGCACGCACACAGGTAGAGCTGGCGCAAATGCAGTACATGCTGCCCCGCCTGACGCGCATGTGGACGCACCTTTCGCGCCAACAGGGCGGTGTGGGTGTGCGTGGCGGCCCGGGTGAGAGCGAGCTGGAAACCGACCGACGGATTGTACGCGATAAAATCGCTTTGCTGCGCGAAAAGCTCAATCGCATTGAAAAACAGGGCGAAACCCAGCGCAAATCGCGGGAAACGATGGTGCGCGTGGCACTTGTGGGTTACACCAACGTAGGCAAATCCACGCTGATGAACCTGCTCACCAAAGCCGATGTTTTTGCCGAAAACAAACTCTTTGCAACCGTGGACGCTACGGTGCGCAAAGTGGTGATAGACCAAATCCCGTTCCTGCTGACCGATACGGTCGGTTTTATCCGCAAATTGCCTACGCACTTGGTAGAAAGTTTCAAATCCACGCTTTCAGAAATCGTAGAGGCAGATATTTTGCTGCATGTGGTGGATATTTCGCACCCGTCGTTTGAAGAACAGATTGAGGTCGTGAACAAGACGCTTGCCGAAATAGGGGCAGGCGACAAAACCGTGATTTTGGTGCTTAACAAAATTGATGCTTACCAAAACCCCGAATTGGAAGACGGCGCACCTTTCGAAGAGCACGGCGGCAAACCAACTTTGGAACAACTCAAAGCTACTTATTTGAACCGAATGCCGCGTGCCGTATTCATTTCGGCAGCGCAAAAAATCAACATTGACGAACTGCGGCAAATGATGATGCAGGAAATTGCCAAAAAGTATTTCAGCATCTACCCGAACTTCCTCAACCGCGACCTGATGCCGGAGTATCTGAAAGGGGAAATTGTGGGATAA
- the mutS gene encoding DNA mismatch repair protein MutS, translating into MSQKETPLMQQYNAFKGKYPGALLLFRVGDFYETFGEDAVRASRILDIVLTKRSNGAAAEVALAGFPHHALDNYLPKLVRAGERVAICDQLEDPRFAKGLVKRGVTELITPGVAYHDQVLDTRRNNYLCALHLAGGNNAIGIAFLDISTGEFLTTQGNLPHIQKLLQNFAPAEVIFSKSCKKIWEEHFVSTGAADKISSYPVDDWVFQYDYAYEKLTRHFETASLKGFGIENLPEGIVAAGAALYYLEATEHKEIRHISSVSRIEEEGYVWLDRFTVRNLELLYPQHEGGIPLIQILDRTRTPMGARLLKKWVALPLTNKAKIEERLAAVAYLGENEDFREQLSRHFAAIGDLERMVSKVAAGRINPRELQQLRRSLLQVQPVKLLLSNARLPVWKQLADQLNPCQFLLDKIGAELNEDAPALINQGNLIRPGVHPELDELRAIAFSGKDFLKQILDREIQRTGINSLKINYNKVFGYYIEVSNAHKDKVPADWIRKQTLANAERYITEELKVYEEKILTAEEKIAALEVQIFQQLVNAAADYVLPIQQNAKILAMLDCLLSFAEVSVANGYVRPVIGEHQAIDIRAGRHPVIERQLPPGEQYVPNDIFLDTESQQILIITGPNMAGKSALLRQTALIVLMAQMGCFVPAAEAKIGLVDKVFTRVGASDNLSRGESTFMVEMTETASILNNLSERSLLIMDEIGRGTSTYDGISIAWAIVEHLHNHPKFRPKTLFATHYHELNALAAEHERIRNFNVAVKETGGKVVFLRKLMPGGSEHSFGIHVAQLAGMPNSVVIRAHEIMQHLEKDSSREHHRKQIQAKMSRVPKPQVYQMSMFEPADPNYAKVKEMLQQLDINTISPVEALLKLNEIKNLLGK; encoded by the coding sequence ATGAGCCAAAAAGAAACCCCCTTGATGCAACAGTACAATGCCTTTAAGGGAAAGTATCCAGGTGCGCTGCTGCTGTTTCGCGTGGGTGATTTCTACGAAACTTTCGGCGAAGATGCGGTGCGGGCAAGCCGCATTTTGGATATTGTGCTTACCAAGCGTTCCAACGGCGCGGCGGCGGAAGTGGCTTTGGCGGGCTTTCCGCACCATGCCTTAGACAACTATTTGCCCAAATTGGTGCGGGCAGGCGAGCGCGTCGCCATTTGCGACCAGTTGGAAGACCCCCGATTTGCCAAAGGTTTGGTCAAGCGCGGCGTTACCGAACTGATTACGCCCGGTGTTGCCTATCACGACCAAGTGTTGGACACGCGCCGCAATAACTACCTTTGCGCCCTGCACCTTGCAGGCGGCAACAACGCCATCGGCATTGCGTTTCTGGACATCAGCACGGGCGAGTTTCTCACAACACAAGGCAATTTGCCGCACATACAAAAGTTGCTGCAAAACTTTGCACCTGCCGAAGTTATTTTCAGCAAGTCTTGTAAAAAAATTTGGGAAGAACATTTTGTATCTACGGGAGCTGCCGATAAAATCAGCAGTTATCCCGTAGATGACTGGGTTTTTCAGTATGACTATGCCTACGAAAAACTGACGAGGCACTTTGAAACCGCTTCGCTCAAAGGTTTCGGCATAGAAAATCTGCCCGAGGGAATTGTGGCGGCAGGTGCGGCACTGTACTATCTGGAAGCCACCGAACACAAAGAAATTCGTCATATTTCATCTGTCAGCCGCATTGAGGAAGAGGGCTACGTGTGGTTAGACCGCTTCACGGTGCGCAATTTGGAACTGCTTTATCCGCAACACGAGGGCGGCATCCCGCTGATTCAGATATTAGACCGCACCCGCACACCGATGGGGGCGCGCTTGCTGAAAAAATGGGTTGCCCTGCCGCTGACCAACAAGGCAAAAATAGAAGAGCGTTTGGCTGCCGTAGCCTACTTGGGTGAAAATGAGGACTTTCGCGAACAGTTGAGCCGCCATTTTGCCGCCATTGGCGACTTGGAACGCATGGTTTCCAAAGTGGCTGCGGGGCGCATCAATCCGCGAGAGTTGCAGCAACTGCGCCGTTCGCTCTTGCAGGTGCAGCCCGTTAAGTTGCTTTTGTCAAACGCGCGCTTGCCTGTGTGGAAACAATTAGCCGACCAACTCAACCCTTGTCAATTTTTGTTGGATAAAATCGGGGCGGAACTCAACGAAGACGCGCCCGCGCTGATTAATCAAGGCAATCTCATCCGCCCGGGCGTACATCCCGAATTGGACGAGTTGCGGGCTATTGCCTTTTCGGGCAAGGATTTCCTCAAACAAATCTTAGACCGCGAAATACAGCGAACGGGGATTAACTCTCTGAAAATCAACTACAACAAGGTTTTCGGCTACTACATTGAGGTCAGCAATGCGCACAAAGACAAAGTCCCTGCCGATTGGATTCGCAAACAGACGCTTGCCAACGCCGAGCGCTACATCACCGAAGAACTGAAAGTTTACGAAGAAAAAATCCTGACGGCAGAGGAAAAAATAGCGGCATTGGAAGTGCAGATTTTTCAGCAATTGGTCAATGCAGCTGCCGATTATGTACTTCCCATTCAACAAAACGCCAAAATATTGGCAATGTTGGATTGTTTGCTGTCGTTTGCCGAAGTATCGGTTGCCAACGGCTACGTGCGCCCTGTCATCGGCGAACATCAGGCAATTGATATTCGCGCGGGCAGGCATCCCGTTATTGAACGGCAGTTGCCCCCGGGCGAGCAATACGTACCGAACGATATTTTTCTGGATACTGAAAGTCAGCAAATTCTCATCATCACGGGTCCGAACATGGCGGGTAAATCCGCTCTGTTGCGACAAACCGCACTGATTGTGCTGATGGCGCAAATGGGCTGTTTTGTGCCTGCCGCCGAAGCCAAAATCGGATTGGTGGACAAGGTTTTTACCCGCGTAGGGGCAAGCGATAACCTTTCCCGCGGCGAAAGCACCTTCATGGTGGAAATGACCGAAACGGCAAGTATTTTGAACAACCTCAGCGAGCGCAGCCTGCTGATTATGGACGAAATCGGGCGCGGCACAAGCACCTACGACGGCATTTCCATTGCTTGGGCAATTGTAGAGCATTTGCACAATCACCCGAAATTTCGCCCCAAGACGCTCTTTGCCACGCACTACCACGAGCTTAACGCGCTGGCAGCCGAACACGAGCGCATCCGAAATTTCAACGTAGCCGTTAAAGAAACGGGCGGCAAGGTCGTGTTCCTGCGCAAACTGATGCCCGGCGGCAGCGAGCACAGTTTCGGCATTCACGTGGCGCAGTTGGCGGGCATGCCCAATTCGGTGGTCATTCGCGCTCATGAAATCATGCAGCATTTGGAAAAGGACAGTTCCCGCGAACACCACCGCAAGCAGATACAGGCAAAAATGAGCCGCGTGCCCAAGCCGCAAGTCTATCAGATGAGCATGTTTGAACCTGCCGACCCCAACTATGCCAAAGTGAAAGAAATGCTGCAACAACTGGACATCAACACCATTTCGCCCGTTGAGGCGCTGTTGAAACTAAACGAGATAAAGAATTTGTTAGGCAAGTGA
- a CDS encoding RluA family pseudouridine synthase, which translates to MKIRFEDLILHEDSDYILINKPPYVSTLDERTIDTTSIIRMAKAYWGDAQVCHRLDKETSGILAIAKNPEAYRNLAIQFEDRAVKKVYHAVVEGIHQFDGVDVYMPIAQTSGGGVRIDKQEGKEAETIFYTKEVFKKHTLVECLPLTGRMHQIRIHLACLKAPIVSDELYGGHKLYLSELKRNFNLKKFTEEQPLINRVALHAFGLEFTALNGEPLRVEAPYPKDIAALLRQLRANV; encoded by the coding sequence ATGAAAATCCGATTTGAAGATTTAATCCTGCATGAAGACAGTGATTACATCCTGATTAACAAACCGCCCTACGTCTCAACCTTAGACGAGCGAACCATTGACACCACAAGCATCATCCGCATGGCAAAAGCCTATTGGGGCGATGCACAGGTTTGCCACCGCTTAGACAAGGAAACGAGCGGCATTCTGGCAATTGCCAAAAATCCCGAAGCCTACCGCAACCTTGCCATTCAGTTTGAAGACCGCGCAGTGAAAAAAGTCTATCACGCGGTAGTGGAAGGCATCCATCAGTTTGACGGCGTGGATGTGTACATGCCCATTGCTCAAACTTCGGGCGGCGGCGTGCGCATAGACAAGCAGGAAGGCAAAGAAGCCGAAACGATTTTCTACACCAAAGAGGTTTTCAAAAAGCATACGCTGGTAGAGTGCCTGCCGCTGACAGGGCGGATGCACCAAATCCGCATTCACTTGGCTTGCCTCAAAGCCCCCATTGTTTCCGACGAACTGTACGGCGGTCATAAATTGTACCTTTCCGAGTTGAAGCGCAATTTCAATCTGAAAAAGTTCACCGAAGAGCAACCGCTGATTAACCGCGTGGCACTTCATGCCTTCGGGCTGGAATTTACCGCCCTGAACGGCGAGCCGCTGCGCGTAGAAGCCCCCTATCCGAAAGATATTGCCGCCTTGCTGCGCCAGTTGCGGGCGAATGTGTAA
- a CDS encoding outer membrane beta-barrel protein translates to MKSTGKEFEDIFRDAFENAELIPSDKVWERIEKEVAKKPRLIVMPRLKQIGIAAAIALFALSTSYFVYQSYFTPKTTVAIENTTTQPSVTTTPSVAVPQPQDHAAAKDAPQTALANPDGAAVQPPVVNSNVKVTGEANKRIAVIAGAARRQATAIPLADTQGAKSSAIAFLPLAELQMLPVSGYSFHAKTPEKAAVAALLAEDVPAEKTAASRRGWVGLVVSGNSFNPGFSRVSNMQPTPFIVGQYAEASVIHNDLTDSLFNKKSVSLHIDGGYFIGRKWAIRSGLAFVRNSYSINSSAELILPPFLQGSAAKANSIEVNMQMLSVPLQLAYVSEGKFGYQISAGIAGDLTLSHNISSRRVEGVEYTFGNYKPFNISGLAGVGLFYNITPHVGIHVDANYRRSLTSVYQSPHLQANPQWISFGGGLLYKF, encoded by the coding sequence ATGAAAAGCACAGGGAAAGAATTTGAGGATATTTTCAGGGATGCGTTTGAAAACGCCGAACTGATTCCCTCAGATAAGGTTTGGGAACGGATTGAGAAAGAAGTGGCTAAAAAGCCGCGCCTGATTGTCATGCCAAGGCTGAAGCAAATTGGCATCGCGGCGGCTATTGCTTTATTTGCGCTTTCAACTTCTTATTTTGTCTATCAATCGTACTTTACCCCCAAAACCACTGTTGCTATTGAAAATACGACTACTCAACCTTCCGTTACGACAACCCCAAGTGTTGCCGTTCCTCAACCGCAAGACCATGCAGCGGCAAAAGATGCGCCGCAAACGGCACTTGCCAATCCTGATGGGGCTGCCGTCCAGCCGCCCGTTGTTAATTCCAATGTAAAAGTTACGGGCGAAGCCAACAAGCGCATAGCCGTCATTGCAGGTGCAGCGCGCCGACAAGCAACAGCGATTCCCTTAGCCGATACACAGGGCGCAAAGTCCTCTGCAATTGCTTTCTTGCCTTTGGCAGAGTTGCAAATGCTGCCCGTAAGCGGCTATTCTTTCCATGCAAAAACACCTGAAAAAGCAGCGGTTGCAGCCCTTTTGGCAGAAGATGTGCCGGCTGAAAAAACTGCGGCATCCCGTCGCGGATGGGTGGGTTTAGTGGTTAGCGGAAACAGTTTCAACCCGGGTTTTTCGCGGGTCAGCAATATGCAGCCTACGCCCTTCATCGTGGGGCAATATGCAGAGGCTTCCGTTATTCATAACGACCTGACCGACAGCCTTTTCAACAAAAAGTCGGTGAGTTTGCACATAGACGGCGGATATTTCATCGGTCGCAAGTGGGCGATTCGTTCGGGGCTGGCTTTCGTACGCAACTCATACAGCATCAACAGTTCCGCCGAACTGATTTTGCCGCCATTCCTGCAAGGCAGTGCCGCCAAAGCCAACAGCATAGAGGTCAATATGCAGATGCTGAGCGTGCCGCTGCAATTAGCCTACGTTTCCGAAGGCAAATTCGGCTATCAGATTTCAGCAGGGATTGCAGGCGATTTGACTTTGAGCCACAATATCAGCAGCCGCCGCGTGGAAGGCGTAGAATACACATTCGGCAATTACAAACCCTTCAATATCAGCGGATTGGCAGGTGTGGGACTTTTCTACAACATCACCCCGCATGTAGGCATTCACGTAGATGCCAATTATCGCCGCAGCCTGACTTCCGTTTATCAAAGCCCTCATTTACAGGCGAATCCGCAGTGGATTTCGTTCGGTGGCGGGCTTTTGTATAAGTTTTAG
- a CDS encoding RNA polymerase sigma factor: protein MMQPKEWTEEKLIEMCAKGNGTAQRLLYERFYKKMYVVALRYSKTTFEAEDILQESFVKVFGAIENFKKDSTLDYWIKRIVINTALKQNRRILDKMHMDDVDDMVEEPASEVFADQSYDFKELLAIIQQLSPGYQAVFNLYAIEGYKHNEIAEMLGISEGTSKSQYARAKALIQKMLAKDEEKVYEKHRERI, encoded by the coding sequence ATGATGCAGCCGAAAGAATGGACGGAAGAAAAGCTGATTGAAATGTGCGCCAAAGGCAATGGTACGGCACAGCGGCTTCTATACGAACGTTTTTACAAAAAAATGTATGTAGTCGCGCTGCGCTATTCCAAAACCACCTTTGAAGCCGAAGACATTTTGCAAGAGTCTTTTGTCAAGGTTTTTGGGGCTATAGAAAACTTCAAAAAGGATTCTACCCTTGATTACTGGATTAAGCGCATCGTTATCAACACGGCGCTCAAACAGAATCGGCGCATCCTTGACAAAATGCACATGGACGATGTAGATGACATGGTGGAAGAGCCTGCATCCGAAGTCTTTGCAGACCAGTCCTACGACTTTAAAGAACTGTTGGCAATCATTCAGCAATTATCGCCCGGCTATCAGGCGGTTTTCAACCTGTATGCCATAGAGGGCTATAAGCATAACGAAATTGCAGAAATGTTGGGCATTTCTGAAGGAACATCAAAGTCGCAATACGCAAGGGCTAAAGCATTGATACAAAAAATGCTGGCAAAAGACGAGGAAAAGGTCTATGAAAAGCACAGGGAAAGAATTTGA